A stretch of the Streptomyces venezuelae genome encodes the following:
- a CDS encoding YiaA/YiaB family inner membrane protein: MNETPVKQQNTGAYYGQAVASFAIALGAVAVGIYNMDTGAWVRAFMGIAVLYLTTSAFTLAKVIRDRQEADQIVSRVDQARMEKIMTEYDPFHPKAPKP, from the coding sequence ATGAACGAGACACCGGTCAAGCAGCAGAACACGGGGGCGTACTACGGCCAGGCCGTCGCGTCCTTCGCCATCGCCCTCGGTGCGGTCGCGGTCGGCATCTACAACATGGACACGGGCGCCTGGGTGCGGGCCTTCATGGGGATCGCGGTCCTGTACCTGACCACCTCCGCCTTCACCCTCGCCAAGGTGATCCGGGACCGGCAGGAGGCCGACCAGATCGTCAGCCGGGTGGACCAGGCCCGGATGGAGAAGATCATGACGGAGTACGACCCCTTCCACCCGAAGGCACCGAAGCCCTAA
- a CDS encoding TetR/AcrR family transcriptional regulator — protein sequence MDSADSAAETGGSGDGYVPWSEVAPDAARRLLIAAVEAFAARGYHATTTRDIAQRAGMSPAALYIHYKTKEELLHRISRIGHDKALEILTTAAEGPGTAAERLDAAVRSFVRWHAAHHTTARVVQYELDALGPEHRSEIVALRRQSDAAVRGILADGVAAGEFDVPDVSGTTLAVLSLCIDVARWFSTAGNRTPDEVGALYADLVLRMVGAAQK from the coding sequence ATGGACAGCGCGGACAGCGCGGCGGAGACCGGCGGCAGCGGCGACGGATACGTGCCGTGGTCGGAGGTCGCTCCCGATGCGGCCCGGCGACTGCTGATCGCGGCGGTGGAGGCCTTCGCCGCGCGCGGGTACCACGCCACGACCACCCGGGACATCGCGCAGCGCGCCGGGATGAGCCCGGCCGCCCTCTACATCCATTACAAGACCAAGGAAGAGCTGCTCCACCGGATCAGCCGGATCGGTCACGACAAGGCGCTGGAGATCCTCACGACGGCGGCCGAGGGTCCGGGCACCGCCGCCGAGCGGCTCGATGCGGCCGTACGGTCCTTCGTGCGCTGGCACGCCGCCCACCACACCACCGCGCGGGTGGTCCAGTACGAGCTCGATGCTCTCGGTCCGGAGCACCGCTCCGAAATCGTGGCACTGCGCCGGCAGAGCGATGCCGCCGTCCGCGGAATCCTCGCCGACGGGGTCGCGGCGGGGGAGTTCGACGTCCCCGACGTGTCCGGCACCACCCTGGCCGTGCTCTCGCTCTGCATCGACGTGGCCCGCTGGTTCAGCACTGCCGGGAACCGCACCCCCGACGAGGTCGGCGCGCTCTACGCCGACCTCGTGCTCCGTATGGTGGGTGCGGCTCAGAAGTAG
- a CDS encoding MaoC family dehydratase, with the protein MAEPRIFTSAEELHAGTGAPLGPSDWLEVDQKRIDLFADATGDHQWIHVDPERAASGPFGSTIAHGYLTLSLLPSLVPQIMRVEGMRMGINYGVNKVRFPAPVPVGSRLRATAVITEVGEAGGGVQVAATVTVEREGGDKPVCVAETVSRYYF; encoded by the coding sequence ATGGCCGAGCCGAGGATCTTCACGTCCGCCGAGGAACTGCACGCCGGGACCGGTGCACCGCTGGGGCCCAGCGACTGGCTGGAGGTCGACCAGAAACGGATCGACCTGTTCGCGGACGCGACCGGCGACCACCAGTGGATCCACGTCGACCCCGAGCGCGCCGCCTCCGGCCCCTTCGGCTCCACCATTGCGCACGGCTATCTGACCCTGTCCCTGCTGCCCAGCCTGGTGCCGCAGATCATGCGGGTCGAAGGCATGCGGATGGGCATCAACTACGGGGTGAACAAGGTCCGTTTCCCCGCGCCGGTGCCGGTCGGTTCGCGGCTGCGCGCGACCGCCGTGATCACGGAGGTCGGCGAGGCGGGCGGCGGGGTGCAGGTCGCCGCGACCGTCACGGTGGAGCGCGAGGGCGGCGACAAGCCGGTGTGCGTGGCGGAGACGGTGTCCCGCTACTACTTCTGA
- the soxR gene encoding redox-sensitive transcriptional activator SoxR, which produces MPQIPENVHELTVGQLSARSGAAVSALHFYEAKGLIKSRRTSGNQRRYSRDALRRVAFVRAAQRVGIPLVTIREALAQLPEERTPNREDWARLSEAWRSELDARIKRLGRLRDHLTDCIGCGCLSLESCVLSNPDDMFGDRLTGSRL; this is translated from the coding sequence GTGCCGCAGATTCCCGAGAATGTCCATGAACTGACCGTCGGCCAGCTGTCCGCGCGCAGCGGAGCGGCGGTGTCCGCGCTCCACTTCTACGAGGCCAAGGGGCTCATCAAGAGCCGCCGCACCTCGGGCAACCAGCGCCGCTACTCGAGGGACGCGCTGCGCCGGGTGGCCTTCGTCCGGGCCGCGCAGCGGGTCGGCATCCCGCTGGTCACCATCCGGGAGGCCCTGGCGCAGCTCCCGGAGGAACGCACCCCCAACCGCGAGGACTGGGCGCGGCTGTCCGAGGCCTGGCGCTCCGAACTCGACGCCCGCATCAAGCGGTTGGGTCGGCTCCGCGACCACCTGACGGATTGCATCGGCTGCGGCTGCCTGTCCTTGGAGAGCTGCGTGCTGTCCAACCCGGACGACATGTTCGGCGACCGCCTCACCGGCTCCCGCCTCTAG
- a CDS encoding 3-keto-5-aminohexanoate cleavage protein: MVQVSLNGSRTAADGAAVPMSPEALVEAAVGSVAAGAAEILVHPRTPCGRESLSPRVAGPLLAALRAAVAVPLAVSATVPGEPDPVGRIHAWEILPDRATVDLAEPGAAAVAAALAERGIAVDGVLRPGPGGGPAPEIPYARLVVELTAADPALLRGPGGTVVYGRGAAAWPVFRMAVAAGYSCRTGIGDVLHLPDGRPARSNAELVSAATALATGLGGCPADQGRARPA; encoded by the coding sequence ATGGTCCAGGTATCGCTGAACGGGTCCCGGACGGCGGCGGACGGTGCGGCCGTGCCGATGTCGCCGGAGGCGCTGGTGGAGGCGGCGGTCGGGTCGGTGGCGGCGGGGGCCGCCGAGATCCTGGTGCATCCGCGGACGCCGTGCGGCCGGGAGAGCCTGTCCCCGCGGGTGGCCGGCCCGCTGCTCGCCGCGCTGCGGGCGGCGGTCGCGGTCCCGCTGGCGGTCTCCGCGACCGTTCCGGGCGAGCCGGATCCGGTGGGCCGGATCCACGCCTGGGAGATCCTCCCGGACCGCGCGACGGTGGACCTGGCGGAACCGGGCGCGGCGGCCGTGGCGGCGGCGCTCGCCGAACGCGGCATTGCGGTGGACGGGGTGCTGCGGCCGGGCCCGGGGGGCGGGCCGGCGCCGGAGATTCCGTACGCGCGGCTGGTGGTCGAGCTGACCGCAGCCGATCCGGCGCTGCTGCGCGGGCCCGGCGGGACGGTGGTGTACGGGCGCGGGGCGGCGGCCTGGCCGGTGTTCCGGATGGCGGTGGCCGCCGGCTATTCCTGCCGGACCGGCATCGGAGACGTCCTCCACCTCCCGGACGGCCGCCCGGCCCGCTCGAACGCGGAACTGGTCTCCGCGGCCACCGCCCTGGCGACCGGCCTAGGGGGGTGTCCGGCGGATCAGGGCCGGGCCCGGCCCGCCTGA